A window from Candidatus Margulisiibacteriota bacterium encodes these proteins:
- the glyA gene encoding serine hydroxymethyltransferase has translation MHFNIDNVRRTDPEIAALLDKELDRQQNNLEMIASENFTSRAVMEACGSVLTNKYAEGYPGKRYYGGCEFVDVSESIAIDRAKKLFGADHANVQPHSGSQANFAAYVSCVKPGDTIMGLNLSHGGHLTHGSPVNVSGLYFNFVSYGVRQDTETMDFDQIRSLARENKPKMIVTGATAYPRTIDFAKFREICDEVGAVLMVDIAHIAGLVAAGIHPSPVPVAEIVTSTTHKTLRGPRAGLILCQEAYAKQVDKAVFPGIQGGPLEHIIAAKAVCFKEAMTPEFRQYQVQTVKNAQALAAGLIKNGLRLVSGGTDNHLVLVDLRPFKVTGKEAQPALEAVGITVNKNTIPFDPEKPSVTSGVRIGTPALTTRGMKESEMALIADLIARILRHPGDEKIKLEVKERVLTLCRQFPLYR, from the coding sequence ATGCATTTCAACATCGACAACGTCCGCCGCACCGACCCGGAGATCGCCGCCCTGCTGGATAAGGAGCTCGACCGCCAGCAGAACAACCTGGAAATGATCGCCTCCGAGAATTTTACCTCCCGCGCGGTGATGGAAGCGTGCGGCTCGGTCCTGACCAACAAATACGCCGAAGGTTATCCCGGCAAGCGCTATTACGGCGGCTGCGAGTTCGTCGACGTGTCCGAATCGATCGCCATCGACCGGGCCAAAAAGCTTTTTGGCGCCGACCACGCCAACGTCCAGCCGCATTCCGGCTCCCAGGCGAACTTCGCCGCCTACGTCTCCTGCGTCAAACCGGGCGACACGATCATGGGCCTCAACCTGTCGCACGGCGGGCATTTAACGCACGGGTCGCCGGTCAACGTCTCCGGCCTCTACTTTAATTTCGTCTCCTACGGCGTCCGCCAGGACACCGAAACGATGGATTTCGACCAGATCCGGTCGCTGGCCAGGGAAAATAAGCCCAAAATGATCGTCACCGGGGCGACCGCTTATCCCCGGACGATCGACTTCGCTAAGTTCCGCGAGATCTGCGACGAGGTCGGGGCGGTCCTGATGGTCGACATCGCCCACATCGCCGGGCTGGTCGCGGCCGGCATCCATCCGTCGCCGGTCCCGGTCGCGGAGATCGTCACTTCCACCACTCACAAGACCCTGCGCGGCCCGCGCGCCGGGTTGATCCTGTGCCAGGAAGCGTACGCCAAGCAGGTCGACAAAGCGGTGTTCCCCGGCATCCAGGGGGGACCGCTGGAGCACATCATCGCCGCCAAGGCGGTCTGCTTCAAGGAAGCGATGACACCAGAGTTCCGGCAATACCAGGTCCAGACGGTCAAGAACGCGCAGGCGCTGGCGGCGGGCCTGATCAAGAACGGCTTGCGGCTCGTTTCGGGCGGGACCGACAACCACCTGGTCCTGGTCGACTTGCGGCCGTTCAAGGTCACCGGCAAAGAAGCCCAGCCGGCGCTGGAAGCGGTCGGCATCACGGTGAACAAGAACACGATCCCGTTCGATCCGGAAAAACCGAGCGTGACCTCCGGCGTCCGGATCGGCACGCCGGCCCTGACGACGCGGGGGATGAAAGAGAGCGAAATGGCGCTGATCGCCGACCTGATCGCCCGGATCCTGCGCCACCCGGGCGACGAAAAGATCAAACTAGAGGTAAAGGAGCGGGTGCTGACGTTATGCCGGCAATTCCCCCTTTACCGGTAG
- the aroQ gene encoding type II 3-dehydroquinate dehydratase, with translation MATKILIIHGPNLAHLGEREVAVYGNFTLAEIDEKLRELAKNEGVELDIRQLDGEGEIVEAIGKARKECRALVINPGAYTHYSVAIRDAIAGAGLPTVEVHLSNIYAREEFRHKSVIAPVAVGQISGFGVNSYLLGLKAALASLKQ, from the coding sequence ATGGCAACGAAAATCCTGATCATTCACGGGCCCAACCTGGCTCACTTGGGAGAGCGGGAAGTGGCCGTGTACGGCAATTTTACCCTGGCCGAGATCGACGAAAAACTCCGGGAACTGGCGAAAAACGAGGGTGTCGAACTGGACATCCGCCAGCTGGACGGGGAAGGGGAGATCGTCGAAGCGATCGGTAAGGCGCGCAAGGAGTGCCGGGCGCTGGTCATCAATCCGGGCGCTTACACCCATTACAGCGTGGCGATCCGCGACGCGATCGCCGGGGCCGGCCTGCCGACCGTCGAGGTCCACCTCTCCAACATCTACGCCCGCGAGGAATTCCGCCATAAATCGGTCATCGCGCCGGTCGCCGTCGGCCAGATCTCCGGTTTCGGCGTCAACAGCTACCTGCTCGGGTTAAAGGCCGCGCTCGCCTCCCTCAAGCAATGA
- the ftsX gene encoding permease-like cell division protein FtsX, which translates to MFSSLEFFIVEAFRSIRRGGLMTSVAVVTITVSLTIFGTFLLLILNMGNIVGVVSSRLDLVAYSQKDLSLDEAAAIQVKLSKLPGVEKVDFTSKTEAWNRFKGDFGGKFALDEVIRENPLPHTFAVRVRTPDQLPDVARTVSNLPEIDEVRYSGQLIKQMQSLVGAVRFGGLSLVILLSLATLLIVVNTIRLTVLARETDIYIMKLVGATNSFVKWPFMIEGVIIGILGGLAAFLLLKFSYDSTVLRLSQALPFLPLVTDQFLLGLIYTATVIGGMCLGIIGGYISVSRALKNEA; encoded by the coding sequence ATGTTTAGCAGCCTGGAGTTCTTTATCGTCGAAGCGTTCCGCTCGATCCGGCGGGGCGGCCTGATGACCTCCGTCGCGGTCGTCACGATCACCGTCTCCCTGACCATTTTCGGCACTTTCCTTCTCCTGATCCTCAACATGGGGAACATCGTCGGCGTCGTCTCTTCCCGGCTCGACCTGGTCGCTTATTCCCAAAAGGACCTCTCGCTCGACGAGGCGGCGGCCATTCAGGTCAAACTCTCCAAGCTGCCGGGCGTGGAGAAGGTCGATTTCACCTCCAAGACCGAGGCCTGGAACCGGTTCAAGGGCGATTTCGGCGGCAAGTTCGCCCTGGACGAAGTGATCCGCGAGAACCCGCTGCCGCACACCTTTGCCGTCCGCGTCCGCACCCCCGACCAGCTCCCCGACGTCGCCCGCACGGTCTCGAACCTGCCGGAGATCGACGAGGTCCGCTACAGCGGCCAGCTGATCAAGCAGATGCAATCGCTGGTCGGCGCGGTCCGCTTCGGCGGCCTCTCGCTGGTCATTCTCCTCTCGCTGGCCACTCTGCTGATCGTGGTCAACACGATCCGGTTGACCGTGCTGGCCCGCGAGACCGACATCTACATTATGAAACTGGTCGGCGCGACGAACAGTTTCGTCAAGTGGCCGTTCATGATCGAAGGGGTCATAATCGGCATCCTGGGCGGGCTGGCCGCTTTCCTGCTGCTGAAATTCTCCTACGATTCCACGGTCCTGCGCCTGTCGCAGGCGCTGCCGTTCCTGCCGCTCGTGACCGACCAGTTCCTGCTCGGGCTTATTTACACCGCCACGGTGATCGGCGGCATGTGCCTGGGGATCATCGGCGGCTACATTTCCGTCTCACGCGCGCTGAAGAACGAAGCATAG
- a CDS encoding GuaB3 family IMP dehydrogenase-related protein, whose amino-acid sequence MDIELGKAKKTRRAYGFDEIALCPSIITINPEDTDVSVTIGGRKFEIPIIASAMDGVVSPKIAVAMSKLGGLGVLNLQGVWAKYEDADKMLEKIAAVPKEEYVPLMQKLYLEPTKKELVVKRIKEIKAAGGLAAVSSIPQEALELGPIARDAGADIFVVQSTVLSTKHKSKTSQVLDLKKFCTEMKIPVIVGNCVTYEVALTLMGTGVAAVLVGIGPGAACTSRGVLGVGIPMATAISDCAAARDSYFKENNVYVPIIADGGMVVGGDICKAIACGADAVMIGSPIAKSTEAPGRGFHWGMATPSPTLPRGSRIKVGTIGPLKEIIHGPARFDDGSMNFVGALRTSMGTLGAATLKEMQQVEVVIAPSIMTEGKVYQKAQSLGMYK is encoded by the coding sequence ATGGATATCGAATTAGGCAAGGCCAAAAAGACCCGGCGGGCTTACGGTTTCGACGAGATCGCGCTCTGTCCCTCGATCATCACCATCAACCCGGAGGATACCGACGTTTCGGTGACGATCGGCGGGCGCAAGTTCGAGATCCCGATCATCGCCTCGGCGATGGACGGCGTCGTCAGCCCCAAGATCGCGGTGGCCATGAGCAAGCTCGGCGGTCTGGGGGTCCTCAATTTACAGGGCGTTTGGGCGAAATACGAGGACGCGGACAAGATGCTGGAGAAGATCGCCGCGGTCCCGAAAGAAGAATACGTGCCGCTGATGCAAAAGCTTTACCTGGAGCCGACGAAAAAAGAGCTGGTGGTCAAGCGGATCAAGGAGATCAAGGCCGCCGGCGGCCTCGCCGCCGTCTCGTCGATCCCCCAGGAAGCGCTGGAGCTCGGCCCGATCGCCCGCGACGCCGGAGCGGATATCTTCGTCGTCCAGTCGACCGTTCTCTCGACCAAGCATAAGTCCAAAACTTCCCAGGTCCTCGACCTCAAGAAGTTCTGCACGGAAATGAAGATCCCGGTCATCGTCGGCAACTGCGTCACCTACGAAGTCGCCCTAACGCTGATGGGGACCGGCGTCGCGGCCGTCCTGGTCGGCATCGGCCCGGGCGCCGCCTGCACTTCGCGCGGCGTGCTCGGCGTCGGCATTCCGATGGCCACGGCGATCTCCGATTGCGCGGCCGCCCGCGATTCTTACTTCAAGGAGAACAACGTTTACGTCCCCATCATTGCCGACGGCGGCATGGTGGTGGGCGGCGACATCTGTAAGGCGATCGCCTGCGGCGCCGACGCGGTGATGATCGGTTCGCCGATCGCCAAGTCGACCGAAGCGCCCGGCCGTGGTTTCCACTGGGGGATGGCGACCCCGTCCCCGACCCTGCCGCGCGGCTCCCGGATCAAGGTCGGCACGATCGGCCCGCTCAAAGAGATCATTCACGGCCCGGCCCGGTTCGACGACGGCTCGATGAACTTTGTCGGCGCCCTCCGGACCTCGATGGGGACGCTCGGTGCGGCAACGTTAAAAGAGATGCAGCAGGTGGAAGTCGTGATCGCCCCGTCGATCATGACCGAGGGGAAGGTTTACCAGAAAGCCCAGTCGCTGGGAATGTACAAGTAA
- a CDS encoding penicillin-binding protein 1A, with amino-acid sequence MAKKRVRREKFFLLIFLIVLAALAGLALQIIVQLPDTEVLNSYLPSESTILFSADGKVLARFHQEENRQVVPLSKISPFFQKAVIATEDPNFYGHHGLDFYGIIRAGIKNFAYGRIVEGGSTITQQLAKNLFLHKRKTLTRKLAEALIAMQIERRYTKEEILELYLNQVYLGHNAYGIESAANLYFGKTAADLDLAESAMIAGLIRGPELYSPYRNFKGSKLRQIFVINKMLDHGLINEREGKLAAIASLEFSPKNLKSLGEIAPYFISYVLQELTDKYGEELVYHGGLKVYTSLDSRMQAAAEEIITRTISAEGKMYNFSQAALVSIDPRTGYIKALVGGADFFESKFNRVTQAKRPPGSSFKPFVYTAAIEQGISPGEILQDTQTTFQVWPNRWNPGGTWSPNNFDMKFHGAVTMRQALERSLNIPSIKLLERVGIQSAIDVAQKMGIKSRLEPGLSLALGASEVTILELTSAFGVFANGGIRVEPTAIVKIENRDGVTLFNHKNIERRVLDENVAAIMVDMMKGVLTRGTGVRGRIERPAAAKTGTSQDFKDAWFEGFVPQLVTGVWVGNDNNTPMKGIAEVAICPRIWQAYNRIVLAGQPVLDFPQPEGLVTVRLCLDSGKLAGPNCPPNRVRAATLWQKDAPGGSCDLHQPGDQLEPVTGEATEDEEPAEEPTE; translated from the coding sequence ATGGCGAAAAAGCGGGTCCGCCGGGAAAAATTCTTCCTGCTGATCTTTCTGATCGTCCTGGCCGCTTTAGCCGGCCTGGCGCTGCAGATCATCGTCCAGCTCCCGGACACCGAGGTCCTTAATTCTTACCTGCCGAGCGAAAGCACCATCCTCTTTTCGGCCGACGGCAAGGTCCTGGCCCGCTTTCACCAGGAAGAGAACCGGCAGGTGGTGCCGCTCTCCAAGATCTCCCCGTTCTTCCAGAAAGCGGTGATCGCGACCGAGGACCCCAACTTTTACGGCCACCACGGGCTCGATTTTTACGGGATCATCCGGGCCGGGATCAAGAACTTCGCTTACGGCCGGATCGTGGAGGGGGGCAGTACCATCACCCAGCAGCTGGCCAAGAACCTCTTCTTACATAAAAGGAAGACGCTGACCCGCAAGCTGGCGGAAGCGCTCATTGCCATGCAGATCGAGCGGCGCTACACCAAGGAAGAGATCCTGGAGCTCTACCTGAACCAGGTTTACCTGGGACACAACGCGTACGGGATCGAATCGGCCGCCAACCTTTATTTCGGCAAGACCGCGGCGGACCTCGACCTGGCCGAATCGGCCATGATCGCCGGGCTGATCCGCGGGCCGGAGCTCTACTCGCCTTACCGCAATTTCAAGGGTTCCAAGCTCCGCCAGATCTTCGTGATCAATAAAATGCTCGACCACGGCCTGATCAACGAGCGCGAAGGGAAGCTGGCGGCGATCGCCAGCCTCGAATTCTCGCCGAAAAACCTGAAAAGCCTGGGGGAGATCGCCCCCTACTTTATCAGCTACGTCCTGCAGGAGCTGACGGATAAATACGGCGAGGAGCTGGTTTACCACGGCGGCCTCAAGGTCTACACCTCGCTGGACAGCCGGATGCAGGCGGCCGCCGAGGAGATCATCACCCGGACGATCTCCGCCGAAGGGAAGATGTATAATTTTTCCCAGGCCGCGCTCGTCTCCATCGACCCGCGGACCGGCTACATTAAGGCGCTGGTCGGCGGGGCCGATTTCTTCGAAAGCAAGTTCAACCGGGTGACGCAGGCCAAGCGCCCGCCCGGTTCCTCTTTCAAGCCGTTCGTCTATACCGCGGCGATCGAGCAAGGGATCTCGCCCGGCGAGATCTTGCAGGATACCCAGACCACTTTCCAGGTCTGGCCGAACCGCTGGAACCCGGGCGGCACCTGGTCGCCCAACAACTTTGATATGAAGTTCCACGGCGCGGTCACGATGCGGCAGGCGCTGGAGCGTTCGCTCAATATCCCGTCGATCAAGCTGCTGGAGCGGGTCGGCATCCAGAGCGCGATCGACGTCGCCCAGAAAATGGGGATCAAAAGCCGGTTGGAGCCGGGCCTCTCCCTGGCGCTCGGCGCTTCCGAAGTGACGATCCTGGAGCTGACCTCGGCGTTCGGCGTTTTTGCCAACGGCGGGATCCGGGTCGAGCCGACCGCCATCGTCAAGATCGAGAACCGCGACGGCGTGACCCTTTTTAACCACAAGAACATCGAGCGCCGCGTGCTGGACGAGAACGTGGCGGCGATCATGGTCGACATGATGAAAGGCGTCCTGACGCGGGGGACCGGCGTCCGCGGCCGGATCGAGCGGCCGGCGGCGGCCAAGACCGGCACTTCGCAGGACTTCAAGGACGCCTGGTTCGAAGGGTTCGTCCCCCAGCTGGTGACCGGGGTCTGGGTCGGCAACGACAACAATACGCCGATGAAAGGGATCGCCGAGGTCGCCATCTGCCCGCGGATCTGGCAGGCGTATAACCGGATCGTCCTGGCCGGGCAGCCGGTGCTCGATTTCCCGCAGCCGGAAGGGTTAGTTACCGTGCGGCTCTGCCTCGACAGCGGCAAGCTGGCCGGGCCGAATTGCCCGCCTAACCGGGTCCGCGCCGCCACGCTCTGGCAGAAAGACGCGCCGGGCGGCAGCTGCGACCTGCACCAGCCGGGCGACCAGCTCGAGCCGGTGACCGGTGAAGCGACCGAAGACGAGGAACCGGCCGAGGAGCCGACCGAATGA
- a CDS encoding peptidylprolyl isomerase: MLTWLRKHTKTIMIAVAVVFAGSMFYGLGFSGQQGGSGGGGSKGIAKVNGREIDQVRYQELLNRVAQSFGGDISPSDMAMIENLTLGQAIDFTLMVEEARKKVKVSGSEIDGTLDQIMKQQQIPSKRELEVALKRLGLTVGKFRDLLRDDILLQKFQRKMQEEIKVTPDDLREIRASHILLSNEATAKLVLAQLKAGGDFAALAKAYSRDPGSAAQGGDLGYFKTGSMLPEFERAVLALKPGELSGIVKTPFGYHLIKVADSRLRKFSVPDAQVEQLVLREKQESTMRQWFGSVKAKAKIEVLNPALRAHDYRFKGMAPLAIAEYKKAIAQDPANPFLPIYLGDTYMMLGRKDLALVEYENAVKVQGGNPALYLVLGKAYEAAGERNLAAEQYKKASLVAGDSRDVHEKLLKLFQQMKRPAEVAREKAELQRIGKKEAFEKELTGGK; the protein is encoded by the coding sequence ATGTTAACCTGGTTAAGAAAGCACACAAAAACGATCATGATCGCCGTCGCGGTGGTGTTCGCCGGCTCGATGTTCTACGGCCTCGGTTTTTCCGGCCAGCAAGGCGGCTCGGGCGGGGGCGGCTCCAAAGGGATCGCCAAAGTTAACGGCCGGGAGATCGACCAGGTCCGCTACCAGGAACTGCTCAACCGGGTCGCCCAGAGCTTTGGCGGCGACATTTCCCCCTCCGACATGGCGATGATCGAGAACCTGACGCTGGGCCAGGCCATCGACTTCACTTTAATGGTGGAAGAAGCGCGGAAGAAGGTCAAGGTTTCCGGCTCCGAGATCGACGGCACGCTCGACCAGATCATGAAGCAGCAGCAGATCCCCTCGAAGCGGGAGCTGGAAGTCGCCCTGAAACGGCTCGGCCTGACGGTCGGCAAGTTCCGCGACCTGCTCCGCGACGACATCCTGCTCCAGAAATTCCAGCGGAAAATGCAGGAAGAGATCAAAGTGACGCCCGACGACCTGCGCGAGATCCGGGCCAGCCACATTTTGCTCAGCAACGAAGCGACCGCCAAGCTGGTCCTGGCCCAGCTCAAAGCGGGCGGCGATTTTGCCGCGCTGGCCAAAGCGTATTCGCGCGATCCCGGCTCGGCCGCCCAGGGGGGCGATCTCGGTTACTTCAAGACCGGCAGCATGCTCCCCGAGTTCGAGCGGGCCGTCCTGGCGCTTAAGCCGGGCGAGCTGAGCGGCATCGTGAAGACGCCGTTCGGCTACCACCTGATCAAGGTCGCCGATTCGCGGCTGCGGAAATTCTCCGTCCCCGACGCCCAGGTGGAGCAGCTCGTCCTGCGCGAAAAGCAGGAGAGCACGATGCGCCAGTGGTTCGGCAGCGTCAAGGCCAAGGCGAAGATCGAGGTCCTGAACCCGGCCCTGCGGGCGCACGATTACCGGTTCAAGGGGATGGCGCCGCTGGCCATAGCCGAATATAAAAAAGCGATCGCCCAGGACCCGGCCAATCCGTTCCTGCCGATCTACCTGGGGGACACTTACATGATGCTGGGGCGCAAGGACCTGGCGCTGGTCGAATACGAGAACGCGGTCAAAGTGCAGGGTGGTAATCCGGCACTATACCTGGTCTTAGGCAAGGCCTACGAAGCGGCCGGCGAGCGCAACCTGGCGGCAGAGCAGTACAAGAAAGCTTCGCTGGTCGCCGGCGACAGCCGCGACGTCCACGAGAAGCTGCTCAAGCTGTTCCAGCAGATGAAGCGCCCGGCGGAAGTCGCCCGGGAAAAAGCGGAGCTGCAGCGGATCGGCAAGAAAGAAGCGTTCGAGAAAGAACTGACCGGAGGTAAATAA
- a CDS encoding phosphoglucomutase/phosphomannomutase family protein gives MIKFGTDGWRARIADEFTFENLRLVTQALVDLLKEKGLADKGVAVGYDNRFQSEDFARAAAEVCSGAGLKTLLMAHALPSPTLSFTVNNLGLGAGIMITASHNPPEWNGFKIKEGFGGSAFPETTRAVEQNLKSSQYFTIADKNITLFDPDPAYLKKVSTLADLPAIEAANLNILIDPMYGSGIGNFQKLGIKVTEIRGWRDPLFGGVNPEPLPVNLEESFSLVRESALQHPDQLTVCIVLDGDADRLAAIDATGRFINTHNIFCLLLRHLVKHRKWSGEVVKTFNLTNLIDKLCQSYCLPLTVTPIGFKYIAKLILEKDILLGGEESGGMALKGFIPERDGTVAGLALLELMAIEKKTLGQILDEMMAEHGFYYYDRIDLHTDKAQTAVVALKKRPPQAIGGLKVTKIEDLDGLKFNFEDGSWILFRASGTEPLLRIYCEGRTPDKLKQILGAGEQLALAS, from the coding sequence ATGATCAAATTCGGCACGGACGGCTGGCGGGCCAGGATCGCCGACGAGTTCACCTTCGAGAACCTCCGGCTGGTGACCCAGGCGCTGGTCGACCTGCTCAAGGAGAAAGGGTTGGCGGACAAGGGGGTCGCGGTCGGCTACGACAATCGTTTCCAGTCGGAAGATTTTGCCCGGGCGGCGGCGGAGGTCTGTTCCGGCGCCGGCCTCAAGACCTTGCTGATGGCGCATGCGCTCCCCTCGCCCACGCTCTCTTTCACGGTCAACAACCTCGGCCTCGGCGCCGGCATCATGATCACCGCTTCGCACAACCCGCCCGAATGGAACGGCTTTAAGATCAAGGAAGGTTTCGGCGGCTCCGCTTTTCCGGAAACGACCAGGGCGGTGGAGCAGAACCTGAAAAGCTCGCAATACTTTACCATTGCCGATAAGAACATCACCCTGTTCGATCCCGACCCCGCTTACCTGAAAAAGGTCAGTACGCTGGCGGACTTGCCCGCGATCGAAGCGGCGAACCTGAATATCCTGATCGATCCGATGTACGGCAGCGGGATCGGCAACTTCCAAAAGCTCGGCATCAAGGTTACCGAGATCCGCGGCTGGCGCGATCCGCTGTTCGGCGGGGTCAACCCCGAGCCGCTCCCCGTCAACCTGGAAGAATCTTTCTCCCTGGTCCGGGAATCGGCGCTGCAGCATCCGGACCAGCTGACCGTGTGCATCGTGCTCGACGGCGACGCGGACCGCCTGGCGGCGATCGACGCCACCGGCCGCTTCATCAACACGCACAACATCTTTTGCCTCCTGCTGCGGCACCTGGTCAAGCACCGGAAGTGGAGCGGCGAAGTGGTGAAGACCTTTAATCTGACCAACCTGATCGACAAGCTGTGCCAGTCGTACTGCCTGCCGCTGACGGTGACGCCGATCGGTTTTAAGTACATCGCCAAATTGATCCTGGAAAAAGATATCCTGCTCGGCGGCGAAGAGAGCGGCGGCATGGCGCTGAAAGGTTTTATCCCCGAGCGGGACGGCACGGTGGCCGGGTTGGCCCTGCTGGAGCTGATGGCGATCGAAAAGAAGACCCTGGGGCAGATCCTGGACGAGATGATGGCCGAGCACGGCTTTTACTATTACGACCGGATCGACCTGCACACCGACAAGGCGCAGACGGCCGTGGTCGCGCTGAAGAAACGGCCGCCCCAGGCGATCGGCGGTTTAAAGGTGACGAAGATCGAGGACCTGGACGGCTTGAAGTTCAATTTTGAGGACGGGAGCTGGATCCTCTTCCGCGCTTCCGGCACCGAACCCCTGCTCCGGATCTACTGCGAAGGCCGGACCCCCGACAAACTGAAGCAGATCCTCGGCGCCGGCGAACAGCTCGCTTTAGCCAGTTAA
- a CDS encoding YgiT-type zinc finger protein — MTQNDQKKKDDDLEKYRSLLGEEPEACEACGGPLELEKVNLEDYQGGKLYMMESVPAYVCQECGEVWVPEPLMAEFEKMIATAKDKNKDKNKIKKARKK, encoded by the coding sequence ATGACGCAAAACGACCAGAAAAAAAAGGACGACGACCTGGAAAAGTACCGGTCGCTTTTGGGCGAAGAGCCGGAGGCTTGTGAGGCGTGCGGCGGTCCGCTGGAGCTGGAAAAAGTCAACCTCGAAGATTACCAGGGGGGCAAACTCTACATGATGGAATCGGTCCCCGCCTACGTTTGCCAGGAGTGCGGCGAGGTCTGGGTGCCGGAACCGCTGATGGCCGAGTTCGAAAAAATGATCGCGACCGCCAAGGACAAGAACAAGGACAAGAATAAGATCAAGAAAGCGAGGAAAAAGTAA
- the ftsE gene encoding cell division ATP-binding protein FtsE: MIELTNVFKTYHSGIESLYDINLHIGKEEFVFLVGSSGAGKTTLLKLVYREERPTAGKVVVDRVNVAELDGNQVPFLRRNIGVVFQDFKLLPRRTVFENVAFALRVTGAPRSTIRRKAMQALELVGMLRRVNSFPDELSGGEKQRVCIARAIVNNPPILLADEPTGNLDPATSWDILQLLDKINKRNTTVVVATHNKSIVDEMKKRVVVLENGRLIRDQQLGMYHV; this comes from the coding sequence ATGATCGAATTGACGAACGTTTTTAAAACTTACCACAGCGGGATCGAATCGCTGTACGACATCAATCTCCATATCGGCAAGGAAGAGTTCGTCTTCCTGGTCGGCTCGTCGGGGGCGGGGAAAACCACCCTGCTGAAGCTGGTCTACCGCGAGGAAAGGCCCACGGCCGGCAAGGTGGTCGTCGACCGGGTCAACGTCGCCGAGCTGGACGGCAACCAGGTCCCGTTCCTCCGCCGCAACATCGGCGTGGTCTTCCAGGACTTTAAGCTCCTCCCCAGGCGAACGGTCTTCGAGAACGTCGCCTTTGCCCTGCGCGTTACCGGCGCGCCGCGCTCAACCATCCGCCGCAAGGCGATGCAGGCGCTGGAGCTGGTCGGCATGCTCCGCCGGGTCAACTCTTTCCCCGACGAGCTCTCCGGCGGCGAAAAGCAGCGGGTCTGCATCGCCCGGGCGATCGTGAACAACCCGCCGATCCTTTTGGCCGACGAACCGACCGGCAACCTCGACCCGGCCACTTCCTGGGACATTTTGCAGCTCCTCGACAAGATCAACAAGCGGAACACGACCGTGGTGGTCGCCACGCACAACAAGAGCATCGTCGACGAGATGAAAAAGCGGGTCGTCGTGCTGGAGAACGGGCGGCTGATCCGCGACCAGCAGCTGGGGATGTACCATGTTTAG